From Brochothrix thermosphacta DSM 20171 = FSL F6-1036, a single genomic window includes:
- the glpT gene encoding glycerol-3-phosphate transporter has protein sequence MKFLKPPAPKERLPKDEIDPVYKRLRWQVFIGIFIGYAGYYLLRKNFSLAIPGLTEEGFTKGELGLALSAVSIAYGISKFIMGIVSDRSNARIFLPLGLILAAIINLLLGFIPFFTSSITTMFIMLFLIGWFQGMGWPPAGRTLVHWFSLNERGGKTAIWNVAHNVGGGIMAPIAVAGISLTSTYIIGIKAFNGVFILPALIAIIVAILAYILMRDTPQSEGLPPIEEYRNDYPNASHETIEEELSAKDILFKYVLNNKWVWMIAVANIFVYFTRYGVLDWAPAYLSEEKGMNLSETSWSYFLYEWAGIPGTLLCGWISDKFFKGRRGPAGVVFMLGVAAAVLVYWLNPPGNPWIDNVALIAIGFLIYGPVMLIGLQALDLVPKKAAGTAAGLTGLFGYLGGAVMANALLGFVVDAYSWDVGFTLIFISCILAAIVFAFTWNVRGQET, from the coding sequence ATGAAATTTTTAAAACCACCCGCACCAAAAGAACGTTTACCAAAAGATGAAATCGATCCGGTTTATAAACGCTTACGGTGGCAAGTATTTATTGGTATTTTCATTGGTTATGCCGGGTATTACTTATTACGAAAAAACTTTTCTCTCGCTATCCCTGGTTTAACAGAAGAAGGCTTCACAAAAGGCGAATTAGGATTAGCGTTATCCGCTGTTTCAATCGCCTACGGTATCAGTAAATTTATAATGGGTATTGTTTCCGATCGAAGTAACGCAAGAATATTTTTACCTTTAGGTCTCATTTTAGCTGCTATCATTAATTTATTACTCGGCTTTATTCCTTTTTTCACATCTTCAATCACAACCATGTTTATTATGCTATTCTTAATCGGTTGGTTCCAAGGAATGGGTTGGCCACCTGCTGGTAGAACACTTGTACATTGGTTCTCTCTGAATGAGCGTGGCGGTAAAACAGCCATTTGGAACGTTGCTCATAATGTCGGTGGTGGTATCATGGCGCCAATCGCAGTAGCCGGTATTAGTTTAACCTCTACTTACATTATTGGTATAAAAGCCTTTAACGGTGTCTTTATTTTACCAGCATTAATAGCCATTATCGTTGCAATACTTGCATATATTTTAATGCGTGACACACCTCAATCTGAAGGTTTACCACCTATTGAAGAATATCGTAATGATTATCCTAATGCCTCACATGAAACAATTGAAGAAGAATTGAGTGCTAAAGATATTCTCTTTAAATATGTTTTAAATAATAAATGGGTCTGGATGATTGCAGTTGCTAATATCTTTGTCTACTTTACACGTTATGGCGTACTCGATTGGGCACCAGCCTATCTTAGCGAAGAAAAAGGAATGAATTTAAGCGAAACAAGTTGGTCTTACTTCCTTTATGAATGGGCAGGTATCCCTGGCACTCTTTTATGCGGTTGGATTTCCGACAAATTTTTCAAAGGACGTCGTGGTCCGGCAGGCGTTGTCTTTATGTTAGGTGTTGCTGCTGCAGTCCTTGTTTATTGGCTCAATCCTCCAGGCAACCCTTGGATTGATAACGTTGCCTTAATAGCTATCGGCTTTTTAATTTACGGTCCAGTAATGTTGATTGGACTTCAGGCGCTTGATCTTGTACCTAAAAAAGCAGCAGGTACCGCCGCGGGCTTAACTGGACTTTTTGGTTATCTTGGCGGTGCCGTGATGGCAAATGCTTTGCTTGGTTTTGTTGTTGATGCGTATAGTTGGGATGTTGGCTTTACACTTATCTTCATTTCTTGTATCCTTGCAGCTATCGTATTTGCCTTTACATGGAACGTTCGTGGGCAAGAAACTTAA
- a CDS encoding NADH:flavin oxidoreductase/NADH oxidase produces MTTDLYSPISIKNMTLKNRIVMPPMCMYSARDQDGYTTDWHVSHYATRAIGGTGLIIIEMTNIEPDGRISNNCLGLWEDGQIEGIAKIVEACHAAGAKVAIQIAHAGRKATDAATPVSSSPIAFDSNSKTPHELTTSEIDVLINKYAEAAKRAVKAGVDAIELHGAHGYLIHQFQSPLTNKRSDKYGEKLGLFGERVISAVKNSIPAEMPLFLRTSAIEFHPEGYGLEHSLNLAADYLTAGIDVFHVSAGGESQNGPSATIGSDAGYQLGLAQAFKNKFNVPIIAVGNLSDAALSNSVITNNQADMVAVGRGLLRNPYWSLNTAAELHKQTDVPKQYSPAFPDIKN; encoded by the coding sequence ATGACTACCGATTTATATTCACCGATTAGTATCAAAAACATGACATTGAAGAATCGTATTGTAATGCCACCGATGTGCATGTATTCCGCTCGTGACCAAGACGGGTATACAACAGACTGGCATGTTTCACACTACGCAACACGAGCAATTGGTGGTACGGGATTAATTATCATTGAAATGACCAATATCGAACCTGATGGTCGAATTTCAAATAACTGTCTTGGTTTATGGGAAGATGGTCAAATAGAAGGTATCGCTAAAATTGTTGAAGCTTGTCATGCTGCGGGAGCAAAAGTAGCGATTCAAATCGCTCATGCAGGGCGCAAAGCGACTGATGCTGCTACACCTGTTTCTTCTTCTCCTATCGCATTTGATTCGAATTCTAAAACACCACACGAATTAACAACATCTGAAATTGATGTTCTTATTAATAAATACGCAGAAGCGGCAAAACGTGCTGTTAAAGCTGGCGTTGATGCAATTGAATTACATGGTGCTCATGGTTATCTTATTCATCAATTCCAATCACCATTAACGAATAAACGCTCTGATAAATATGGCGAAAAACTTGGCTTATTTGGTGAACGTGTCATTTCGGCTGTAAAAAATAGCATACCTGCAGAAATGCCACTTTTCTTAAGAACATCAGCCATCGAATTTCATCCAGAAGGTTACGGTTTAGAACATAGTCTTAATCTTGCTGCTGATTATCTAACTGCTGGAATTGATGTGTTTCATGTAAGTGCAGGTGGTGAAAGTCAAAACGGTCCTTCCGCTACAATCGGTAGTGATGCAGGCTATCAATTAGGTCTGGCTCAAGCATTTAAAAATAAATTCAATGTACCTATTATAGCCGTGGGGAATTTATCTGACGCAGCTCTTTCTAATTCAGTTATTACAAACAATCAAGCTGATATGGTCGCTGTGGGTCGTGGACTTCTACGCAACCCTTACTGGTCATTAAATACAGCGGCAGAGCTTCATAAACAAACAGATGTACCAAAACAATATAGCCCGGCCTTTCCTGACATCAAAAATTAA
- a CDS encoding DUF6509 family protein — MNIISHTVEKLHDPTGIIEGERYEFFIVFNVDEDDELFEANGLELRVLIGQKEDISRIVTYYIKSIDTDTQLDIALDEDEEAEILTFCADKIKDLPQF, encoded by the coding sequence ATGAATATTATTTCTCATACTGTTGAAAAACTACATGACCCTACGGGCATCATTGAAGGTGAACGTTATGAATTTTTCATCGTGTTTAATGTTGATGAAGATGACGAATTATTTGAAGCTAACGGACTTGAGTTACGTGTATTAATCGGACAAAAGGAAGACATTTCTAGAATCGTTACTTACTATATCAAATCGATTGATACAGACACGCAACTAGACATTGCCCTTGACGAAGATGAAGAAGCAGAAATACTTACATTCTGTGCGGATAAAATCAAAGACCTACCACAATTTTAA